One genomic region from Magallana gigas chromosome 3, xbMagGiga1.1, whole genome shotgun sequence encodes:
- the LOC105319381 gene encoding A disintegrin and metalloproteinase with thrombospondin motifs 5 isoform X2 → MDIKSFLWLSIFLSCLSAGHTGSNFLRNKMERQGLTDIESTNLLFSNNDIRFKRGIAKGELLTLEVQFGYRGENFSIQLSTPRQILHPSAEILSQTDETSVRWTKDHPDCFLTGTVTSHPGIASFSICDQIIGIIKAGNNDLHVHSLSGTSKRGSIQVLVGRQKERDSPSNHLHANLEKLQEHERSRRSVTSHNITIEMAVYTDAAYTQAILVKDFSKRLEHILLKYYAVQMEWSRFDMLGYHVQLVLKKVHFYETNPSWYNSSATLLGSVLSTFCVATKDDGAFDIRYMHVGLTNLDVLGRAYQNSVCNPTYNCAVDTATGAASFAATAHEIGHLMGMMHDADRGCTGSNIGVMGGYGTGWSSCSKSDMDALLQKGGKNCLWEENIPSGDVQQNLADIAISPSIPGQQYSPDQICELKYGSGYRFRKYPKLDVCVLYSCANHNHAQSNYGQMFREGTSIFGMYCDKSKICFKMGCVDASTAKLTNLVEREGGWSQWGPWTGCTRTCGRGINYRKRKCDNPAPINFEGCQGDGYEAEACNKEPCPSDSSDLATLRNQRASETCKRLRDNNVINPDLYNETGSRYSNIDHGQCEVTCDPAPGHTTPDFTRFGFMPDGVACTGGSDPWDLDNWPRNSGSYYMCLDGLCQRFGCDDKYNGMTYDECGVCGGDNSTCTVVSQVFTQTQSKGGRLTVATLPTGAFNIQFWFPFKEMGGNYLEIYDKQGKVILASLYSGKFDTRNDPIVFAGTEWHFYFHTQFLHAKGPLKETCEIKLFQYEANGNVGVNYIYSESKPVIFDCDFEGSTGCGLTMNGFAKASYRSTEILDPPDKSDFGESFIYIASDSLDTEGTLLTRNITGTSHSQCLAFNYHITGTSSNIKVFWESKPDDVIGWTANPKMNTLSCAAFSISTLETDKILLKGVTKSADNGTIAVDNVKLFPNTGSFCNALEACTRDVTITTTPKPQDTTSGSASTITPPTQPKDKFNKMLILGIAVGCFFLV, encoded by the exons ATGGATATTAAATCATTTCTATGGTTATCGATTTTC CTTTCGTGTTTGTCGGCGGGACACACTGGTTCGAATTTCTTAAGGAACAAAATGGAACGCCAAGGACTGACCGACATAGAGTCGACAAACCTTTTGTTCAGCAACAATGATATCAG gTTCAAACGAGGAATAGCGAAGGGTGAGTTGTTAACACTTGAGGTACAGTTTGGATACAGAGGGGAAAACTTCAGTATACAGCTGAGTACTCCACGACAGATTTTACACCCATCGGCCGAAATACTTTCTCAAACGGATGAGACAAGTGTTCGATGGACAAAAGATCATCCAGATTGCTTTCTTACTGGAACCGTGACGTCACATCCTGGTATTGCCTCCTTTTCAATCTGTGATCAAATC ATTGGGATTATAAAGGCTGGTAACAATGATCTTCATGTACACTCTTTATCTGGAACTTCAAAACGAGGATCTATACAGGTGCTTGTTGGGCGACAAAAAGAAAGGGATTCTCCATCAAATCATTTACAcg CCAATTTAGAGAAGCTACAAGAACACGAAAGAAGCAGACGGTCGGTGACGTCACACAACATCACCATAGAGATGGCGGTGTACACGGACGCTGCCTACACACAGGCCATATTGGTGAAAGACTTCTCCAAGAGACTGGAACACATTCTTCTCAAGTATTACGCC GTTCAGATGGAATGGTCAAGGTTCGATATGCTCGGGTACCACGTGCAACTTGTTCTGAAGAAAGTTCACTTCTATGAAACGAACCCT TCTTGGTACAACTCCTCGGCAACGTTACTAGGGAGCGTGCTGTCCACTTTCTGTGTGGCTACTAAGGATGATGGAGCATTCGATATACGATATATGCATGTCGG TCTGACCAACCTGGACGTCCTGGGGCGGGCCTACCAGAACTCTGTGTGTAACCCGACCTACAACTGTGCCGTAGACACGGCGACAGGCGCCGCCAGTTTTGCCGCCACGGCGCATGAAATTGGAcacct TATGGGAATGATGCACGATGCCGACCGAGGCTGCACCGGAAGTAACATTGGTGTGATGGGCGGATACGGAACTGGTTGGAGTAGCTGTAGTAAAAGCGACATGGACGCTCTATTGCA gAAAGGAGGGAAAAATTGCCTTTGGGAAGAAAATATTCCTTCCGGAGATGTTCAACAGAACCTGGCTGATATCGCAATCAGTCCCAGTATACCGG GTCAGCAGTACTCGCCTGATCAGATATGTGAACTCAAGTATGGTTCTGGATATCGATTTCGGAAGTATCCAAAATTGgat GTGTGTGTGCTATACTCATGTGCCAATCACAATCATGCTCAAAGTAATTACGGCCAAATGTTTAGAGAAGGCACGTCCATTTTTGGCATGTACTGTGATAAAAGTAAA ATCTGTTTTAAAATGGGCTGTGTGGATGCATCAACCGCCAAACTAACCAACCTGGTGGAGCGTGAAGGTGGGTGGAGTCAATGGGGGCCCTGGACTGGGTGTACCAGAACATGTGGGCGGGGCATCAACTACCGGAAGCGGAAGTGTGACAATCCAGC TCCCATCAATTTCGAGGGTTGTCAAGGTGATGGATACGAAGCTGAAGCGTGCAATAAGGAG CCATGTCCCAGTGATAGCTCTGACCTTGCAACATTGAGAAATCAGCGGGCAAGTGAGACGTGTAAGAGACTAAGGGACAACAATGTGATCAACCCTGACCTCTACAACGAAACGGGGTCAAGGTATTCCAATATAG ACCACGGTCAATGTGAGGTGACCTGTGACCCCGCCCCCGGGCACACCACCCCAGACTTTACAAGATTCGGGTTTATGCCGGACGGTGTGGCATGTACTGGAGGATCTGACCCCTGGGATCTAGACAACTGGCCCCGGAATTCCGGATCTTACTACATGTGCTTAGACGGTCTATGTCAG AGGTTTGGATGTGACGATAAATACAACGGAATGACGTATGACGAATGTGGGGTATGTGGGGGAGATAACTCTACCTGTACTGTGGTATCGCAAGTGTTCACTCAGACACAAAGCAAAG GTGGCCGCCTTACTGTTGCTACACTCCCCACTGGAGCCTTCAATATCCAATTTTGGTTTCCTTTTAAAGAGATGGGCGGCAACTATTTAG AAATTTACGACAAGCAAGGGAAGGTAATTTTGGCCAGCCTGTATTCCGGAAAGTTTGATACAAGAAATGACCCAATAGTGTTCGCTGGTACCGAGTGGCACTTTTACTTCCATACACAGTTTCTTCACGCTAAAGGACCACTGAAAGAAACATGTGAGATCAAG TTGTTTCAGTATGAGGCCAACGGCAATGTTGGTGTAAACTACATATACTCGGAATCTAAACCAG TGATTTTCGACTGTGATTTTGAGGGCTCTACGGGATGTGGGCTCACTATGAATGGTTTTGCTAAAGCCTCGTACAGGTCCACAGAAATACTCGACCCACCGGACAAATCTGATTTTGGGG AATCCTTTATTTACATTGCCAGCGATTCATTGGACACAGAGGGAACCCTTCTTACAAGAAATATAACAGGTACAAGTCACTCACAGTGCTTGGCCTTTAACTATCACATTACCGGAACAAGCTCCAACATCAAAGTATTCTGGGAAAGCAAACCCGATGACGTCATCGGGTGGACTGCAAATCCTAAAATGAATACTCTGTCATGTGCAGCATTTAGCATTTCCACGTTAGAAACAGATAAG aTCTTACTGAAAGGAGTTACGAAAAGCGCAGACAATGGCACGATTGCTGTTGACAATGTAAAGCTTTTCCCCAACACTGGAAGCTTTTGCAATGCGTTAG AAGCTTGCACAAGAGATGTTACAATTACTACCACGCCTAAACCACAGGATACAACGTCGGGCTCGGCCTCCACCATAACTCCACCAACACAACCCAAAG acaaatttaataagatgCTTATTCTTGGAATAGCAGTGGGATGTTTCTTTTTG GTATAG
- the LOC105319381 gene encoding A disintegrin and metalloproteinase with thrombospondin motifs 5 isoform X1 — translation MDIKSFLWLSIFLSCLSAGHTGSNFLRNKMERQGLTDIESTNLLFSNNDIRFKRGIAKGELLTLEVQFGYRGENFSIQLSTPRQILHPSAEILSQTDETSVRWTKDHPDCFLTGTVTSHPGIASFSICDQIIGIIKAGNNDLHVHSLSGTSKRGSIQVLVGRQKERDSPSNHLHANLEKLQEHERSRRSVTSHNITIEMAVYTDAAYTQAILVKDFSKRLEHILLKYYAVQMEWSRFDMLGYHVQLVLKKVHFYETNPSWYNSSATLLGSVLSTFCVATKDDGAFDIRYMHVGLTNLDVLGRAYQNSVCNPTYNCAVDTATGAASFAATAHEIGHLMGMMHDADRGCTGSNIGVMGGYGTGWSSCSKSDMDALLQKGGKNCLWEENIPSGDVQQNLADIAISPSIPGQQYSPDQICELKYGSGYRFRKYPKLDVCVLYSCANHNHAQSNYGQMFREGTSIFGMYCDKSKICFKMGCVDASTAKLTNLVEREGGWSQWGPWTGCTRTCGRGINYRKRKCDNPAPINFEGCQGDGYEAEACNKEPCPSDSSDLATLRNQRASETCKRLRDNNVINPDLYNETGSRYSNIDHGQCEVTCDPAPGHTTPDFTRFGFMPDGVACTGGSDPWDLDNWPRNSGSYYMCLDGLCQRFGCDDKYNGMTYDECGVCGGDNSTCTVVSQVFTQTQSKGGRLTVATLPTGAFNIQFWFPFKEMGGNYLEIYDKQGKVILASLYSGKFDTRNDPIVFAGTEWHFYFHTQFLHAKGPLKETCEIKLFQYEANGNVGVNYIYSESKPVIFDCDFEGSTGCGLTMNGFAKASYRSTEILDPPDKSDFGESFIYIASDSLDTEGTLLTRNITGTSHSQCLAFNYHITGTSSNIKVFWESKPDDVIGWTANPKMNTLSCAAFSISTLETDKILLKGVTKSADNGTIAVDNVKLFPNTGSFCNALEACTRDVTITTTPKPQDTTSGSASTITPPTQPKDKFNKMLILGIAVGCFFLVILVVVFAWFSWYRSGDLQGKQCRVSGNFQGFSKRDSRSHLTTTEDIQVYIEQHPDYDIEICPDYD, via the exons ATGGATATTAAATCATTTCTATGGTTATCGATTTTC CTTTCGTGTTTGTCGGCGGGACACACTGGTTCGAATTTCTTAAGGAACAAAATGGAACGCCAAGGACTGACCGACATAGAGTCGACAAACCTTTTGTTCAGCAACAATGATATCAG gTTCAAACGAGGAATAGCGAAGGGTGAGTTGTTAACACTTGAGGTACAGTTTGGATACAGAGGGGAAAACTTCAGTATACAGCTGAGTACTCCACGACAGATTTTACACCCATCGGCCGAAATACTTTCTCAAACGGATGAGACAAGTGTTCGATGGACAAAAGATCATCCAGATTGCTTTCTTACTGGAACCGTGACGTCACATCCTGGTATTGCCTCCTTTTCAATCTGTGATCAAATC ATTGGGATTATAAAGGCTGGTAACAATGATCTTCATGTACACTCTTTATCTGGAACTTCAAAACGAGGATCTATACAGGTGCTTGTTGGGCGACAAAAAGAAAGGGATTCTCCATCAAATCATTTACAcg CCAATTTAGAGAAGCTACAAGAACACGAAAGAAGCAGACGGTCGGTGACGTCACACAACATCACCATAGAGATGGCGGTGTACACGGACGCTGCCTACACACAGGCCATATTGGTGAAAGACTTCTCCAAGAGACTGGAACACATTCTTCTCAAGTATTACGCC GTTCAGATGGAATGGTCAAGGTTCGATATGCTCGGGTACCACGTGCAACTTGTTCTGAAGAAAGTTCACTTCTATGAAACGAACCCT TCTTGGTACAACTCCTCGGCAACGTTACTAGGGAGCGTGCTGTCCACTTTCTGTGTGGCTACTAAGGATGATGGAGCATTCGATATACGATATATGCATGTCGG TCTGACCAACCTGGACGTCCTGGGGCGGGCCTACCAGAACTCTGTGTGTAACCCGACCTACAACTGTGCCGTAGACACGGCGACAGGCGCCGCCAGTTTTGCCGCCACGGCGCATGAAATTGGAcacct TATGGGAATGATGCACGATGCCGACCGAGGCTGCACCGGAAGTAACATTGGTGTGATGGGCGGATACGGAACTGGTTGGAGTAGCTGTAGTAAAAGCGACATGGACGCTCTATTGCA gAAAGGAGGGAAAAATTGCCTTTGGGAAGAAAATATTCCTTCCGGAGATGTTCAACAGAACCTGGCTGATATCGCAATCAGTCCCAGTATACCGG GTCAGCAGTACTCGCCTGATCAGATATGTGAACTCAAGTATGGTTCTGGATATCGATTTCGGAAGTATCCAAAATTGgat GTGTGTGTGCTATACTCATGTGCCAATCACAATCATGCTCAAAGTAATTACGGCCAAATGTTTAGAGAAGGCACGTCCATTTTTGGCATGTACTGTGATAAAAGTAAA ATCTGTTTTAAAATGGGCTGTGTGGATGCATCAACCGCCAAACTAACCAACCTGGTGGAGCGTGAAGGTGGGTGGAGTCAATGGGGGCCCTGGACTGGGTGTACCAGAACATGTGGGCGGGGCATCAACTACCGGAAGCGGAAGTGTGACAATCCAGC TCCCATCAATTTCGAGGGTTGTCAAGGTGATGGATACGAAGCTGAAGCGTGCAATAAGGAG CCATGTCCCAGTGATAGCTCTGACCTTGCAACATTGAGAAATCAGCGGGCAAGTGAGACGTGTAAGAGACTAAGGGACAACAATGTGATCAACCCTGACCTCTACAACGAAACGGGGTCAAGGTATTCCAATATAG ACCACGGTCAATGTGAGGTGACCTGTGACCCCGCCCCCGGGCACACCACCCCAGACTTTACAAGATTCGGGTTTATGCCGGACGGTGTGGCATGTACTGGAGGATCTGACCCCTGGGATCTAGACAACTGGCCCCGGAATTCCGGATCTTACTACATGTGCTTAGACGGTCTATGTCAG AGGTTTGGATGTGACGATAAATACAACGGAATGACGTATGACGAATGTGGGGTATGTGGGGGAGATAACTCTACCTGTACTGTGGTATCGCAAGTGTTCACTCAGACACAAAGCAAAG GTGGCCGCCTTACTGTTGCTACACTCCCCACTGGAGCCTTCAATATCCAATTTTGGTTTCCTTTTAAAGAGATGGGCGGCAACTATTTAG AAATTTACGACAAGCAAGGGAAGGTAATTTTGGCCAGCCTGTATTCCGGAAAGTTTGATACAAGAAATGACCCAATAGTGTTCGCTGGTACCGAGTGGCACTTTTACTTCCATACACAGTTTCTTCACGCTAAAGGACCACTGAAAGAAACATGTGAGATCAAG TTGTTTCAGTATGAGGCCAACGGCAATGTTGGTGTAAACTACATATACTCGGAATCTAAACCAG TGATTTTCGACTGTGATTTTGAGGGCTCTACGGGATGTGGGCTCACTATGAATGGTTTTGCTAAAGCCTCGTACAGGTCCACAGAAATACTCGACCCACCGGACAAATCTGATTTTGGGG AATCCTTTATTTACATTGCCAGCGATTCATTGGACACAGAGGGAACCCTTCTTACAAGAAATATAACAGGTACAAGTCACTCACAGTGCTTGGCCTTTAACTATCACATTACCGGAACAAGCTCCAACATCAAAGTATTCTGGGAAAGCAAACCCGATGACGTCATCGGGTGGACTGCAAATCCTAAAATGAATACTCTGTCATGTGCAGCATTTAGCATTTCCACGTTAGAAACAGATAAG aTCTTACTGAAAGGAGTTACGAAAAGCGCAGACAATGGCACGATTGCTGTTGACAATGTAAAGCTTTTCCCCAACACTGGAAGCTTTTGCAATGCGTTAG AAGCTTGCACAAGAGATGTTACAATTACTACCACGCCTAAACCACAGGATACAACGTCGGGCTCGGCCTCCACCATAACTCCACCAACACAACCCAAAG acaaatttaataagatgCTTATTCTTGGAATAGCAGTGGGATGTTTCTTTTTGGTAATTTTGGTTGTTGtctttgcatggttttcttg GTATAGATCCGGGGATTTGCAGGGTAAGCAGTGCAGGGTATCTGGAAATTTCCAGGGTTTCTCAAAACGAGACAGTCGTAGTCATCTTACCACGACAGAGGATATTCAGGTGTACATAGAACAGCATCCTGATTACGATATAGAAATTTGTCCAGACTATGATTGA